In Cicer arietinum cultivar CDC Frontier isolate Library 1 chromosome 7, Cicar.CDCFrontier_v2.0, whole genome shotgun sequence, the genomic window TGCAAACGCTGTACTACTTTATTATATATGCTTAATTACTCACTTACTTATTTCTATTCATTGCAATTCAAATGCatgtacatatttatatttacagCTTTTTACTGTCCACGGAAGCTATTAAAATTTCAGCCTCTCTGCAATATATATTAATGACCTTTTAGATTCTATCTTTGGGGTGGgactttctctctctctcaaccTCCTTTTTTTCCTCTTCGTTAATTAACAGAAACCTGTCCTACacactttactttttttttttttatacaaactaGTATTCATCACAGTATCTATCGTATTGTGTGTTTTGCTTTTTCACAATTTTATCATTATGTCATATGGAATATATTATATACCTCTCCATCATTAACTGCTTTTTCTCTTGTCTCCCAagtctaatataatataattattttatgaggaGATTAATTCCACTCCATGCAAGTTATATATATGAACTTCCATGCTAGCTATAAGTGTAAGGTATCTTaccctaaaatttataatggAAGCTAAAATCTCTACAGCAACTACATAGTTGTTGAATTTGGATCACTAACTCTATGGTTTTAAATTTTGATCGAAATGACAATGGTGTtgctatattttatattttgaacaacTACAAtcaatatgaatattttatggGATATTATTAGTTGTGCATGTTAGAGTCACAAACTCCTTTCGTTGTCTCAATTAACACTTGAGTTACACCTTTGGGATAATGCAGTCTTAACTACCGTTTTGATGTTATtgcacaaaataaataaataaataataattaaggcTCAACTCAATGTGTTGTCgcaaaatgttttgaaattcCTAATCttatcataaataatatttaaggtgagaaattaaaagagtatataaaataataatgaggTTGAGAATTTAGTAGGAAATAATAGTGAGAAAATGTAAGGAgtgaataatttataataatagtagtTGTTTGGAGAATTAATaatgagagagaaagagaaagagaacgTACGGGTgaagaaaatgttcaaaaagccAGGCTCTCAAAATGTTGACAGATCGTTCAGGCAATCCTCTCTGTGGTCTCCAAGCTTCTTGTTCCATCATACCCATTTGATGAAACGCTCTTTGTTGTCTTAAGCTTTGTTCAAGAATTTTAAGTCTTGGTGTCTCACCTTTGGTCAAACCTGAGGTCCCCACACCATCTTTCTCTCCCAATAACTCACAACTATGTTTCAATTGTGCTGTTATTGCATCCTTTAGACAACGAAAATGGCGTGACATTGCTTTCTGAGCTAGTGCTGTGTATNNNNNNNNNNNNNNNNNNNNNNNNNNNNNNNNNNNNNNNNNNNNNNNNNNNNNNNNNNNNNNNNNNNNNNNNNNNNNNNNNNNNNNNNNNNNNNNNNNNNNNNNNNNNNNNNNNNNNNNNNNNNNNNNNNNNNNNNNNNNNNNNNNNNNNNNNNNNNNNNNNNNNNNNNNNNNNNNNNNNNNNNNNNNNNNNNNNNNNNNNNNNNNNNNNNNNNNNNNNNNNNNNNNNNNNNNNNNNNNNNNNNNNNNNNNNNNNNNNNNNNNNNNNNNNNNNNNNNNNNNNNNNNNNNNNNNNNNNNNNNNNNNNNNNNNNNNNNNNNNNNNNNNNNNNNNNNNNNNNNNNNNNNNNNNNNNNNNNNNNNNNNNNNNNNNNNNNNNNNNNNNNNNNNNNNNNNNNNNNNNNNNNNNNNNNNNNNNNNNNNNNNNNNNNNNNNNNNNNNNNNNNNNNNNNNNNNNNNNNNNNNNNNNNNNNNNNNNNNNNNNNNNNNNNNNNNNNNNNNNNNNNNTAAGTCGAATGAGTTCACTACCATTTGCATTTGTTCGCAGTAGTGGTTGTATCTTCTGTCCACCTGTACACAAAAACTATTCAATTTATTGTTGGAAAAGCTTGTTTTGTAACGGATGGAAGATAGATTCGGCGCATGCACGTTCTTATTTACTCCTCCATTCATCCATCCATCGTGTGCTTTCTAAAAAGTTCTATCAACCTACCCACTTATTATTTATTACCACGGATatgcatatataatattatatttatatatgtggattcattcattcattcatgcaTATTGTCAAACCAAAATGTACTACAATTTTTTTGGAAGATATTTATTTCCTTGACTATTTGGCTAGAGTTTCTATATATATGTTGAGAGAATGGTTCATACCTTATATGAATTTCAGTATTTCGAAGGATTCAACTCAGTAATTGTGCAAGATAAATAcctttttattgataaaaaaaacatacaaattGTTCCAACTTGCCATCATTTAAGTAATTGAATTCTGtattcataaataataattgtgGAAAAATTATAGAAATGAGGAAGAGATTATCTATTTTCACACAAAACGTATACTATTTATGTTAgctttattatatgtcattgttatcataaaaaactttggaattttatatatgtatttcctctactttaaaatatataagtaaaaaatgattaaaaaaattaatcaatttttttaaaaaattatatattaattttttttaatttattactgTTTATATTTTGGGAAGGATAGAGTATATGAGAAGTGTTAAAAAAAGACTATAAATAGAAAGTGTAAAAAAGTGAAGAATGTACTTgtgtttgtttgaaaataaaatagaaaatcattAAAGTAAAGAAAAGACATTTCTCCCGAATCCTCACTAGTAAGTGAGCTGAGATATTAGGAATGGCAATCACAACAATATTACTATGATGGGTATGAATCTTAGAGGACAGTGCAATTCTAACAACTTGATACGTAATATATATGATTGGGGAGGGAGTGTCTTCTTTTCTGTTTGGTTAGTCTTTAATAATATTCAGAAGAAACGTCGCTTCTTGATTGACGCATTCTCTTATATAGATTAGATTAGATGGTATAGTGTCTTGTTTTAACCCTTTCACCaaactacttttttttaaaagaaaactaaaaatagTACTGCTAGCtagtataaaaaatgaaatcttCTCACCAATAGAATCGTAGGATTAAAAAAAgagttttgattaaaataaggATGAAATCCTTACCAACTGATCCTAAGTTGTGGAACCCTACTATATAGCAGCCGGCTTTTGCCTTTCTGAAATTCAAGATACTCACCAGAGGactttatgttttattaaaaattaattatttggtagagattaattaattaatgaataaaattaaaaaataaagaaatttgaCTCTTGATGAATGAGAGAGGGTAAAAAAAgcatagagagagagagagagagagagagattacATGCCTCGTCAAGCATTGTAAGAAGTTTGACCTTCCTTCTTTGATGCTCAATCCTATCAGCAGGTGACAAAGGTGAAACATCTTTTGATGAAGACGAAGAAGCACCGCCACCAACACTACCACCATGATTTGAATTAGGGTTTGAAAGTTGCCTTGCAAAGTTGTTATTCTTCTTGAATTGACCCCTTCCAACACTACAAAACTCTTCCAACAATTCTTGAGCAGCTTTAACATACTTTGAATTCCTCAAAACATTAACAACAcctaaagaagaagaagaagaagatgaagaaccAAATCCAACATGTCCATGTTGGTTAATCGTTCCTAATCCACCAAGATTCTTGTAAGAAGCTCCTCCACCTTGATTGTAATATAAAAAACCAGCAGCATCACCCATTCTTAATTCCTCCGAATGGTGTTGCTGTTGTTGCAAGGAAGAAGAGAGAGACAAAGAAAGACCTTGTCCTTCAACAACACTTGAAATCTCAACTGGATTGTTGTTgatttggtggtggtggtgagtTGTACCAGGAACCCATGTGAATTGACCAAAAGAGCCTCCCGTTCCAGAAGTAAAACCTTGAAGATTTGAAGTTGAAGGATTGGGAAGTAACATATGGAGAGTTGAAGAGGAATTGGTTGATGGTGGTTGAGGAGGTGAAGGGGATCTGGTGGTTTGCGGGTTCATGAGAAAAAGTTGCATGGCAGCTGCTGAGTCAGCATTTATATTTGACATCTGATGATGATGAGGATGATTTTTTGAATCTGTTAAAATTGTTTGTCTGTTACCATACCAGTCACTGGAACTAGCTATTCCATGCTGGGGTGGTGTTCTTGTTGAGGAACGAAACGACGTCGTTGATGTCATTTGTTGCTGTTGCTGTTGCTGTTGCTGCTGCTCTAGTAATTCGGCCGCAGAAGATGCGCTGTGGGGGAAATTGAACATCTCTGATAACATTCCGGTTGTTTCGTAAACCGGAAGACCGCCTGGTTCTTCGTCTATGCCGATcagtggtggtggtggtggttgtTGTTGTGAGCCGAAGCCGCCGTGGACTCTCACTTTATCTCTTTGATTTTGGTTTTCAATTGTGGTGGATCTCTCGAAACCGTTTGAGAAAGCGATGTGGTTGTGATGGTGGTTGTGGTAATCTTGGGACATAGAATTGTTGGAGTTTTGAGAATTTGaataaaaggaatgaaattGGTGATTTTTTGAATTTGAGAGATTTGAAGAATTATTATTCAGGGACGGTGTTTGTGTTGCTATTCCCATCTTAACATTTTGTTCTTCTTCACCATTATCATAATCATTGAATTCATAAGTAATCAAGATGGATCGCCTTTTCAATAATCAAATCTGACAAATTCAAACACCAAAAATCATATATGTAATATTTGATGaaccaaatttaaaattaattttcatttcatcATTTTCACgcatagatatatatatatatatacacacacacatgtATTGTACCTGTTAGAGGTGAAGAGTATGAAAGGATGAAGAGTTCTCAAACATCGTTTTCTCTTCTGAGCTATTGAAAGCTTCTTCAAttccttctctctctctctctcttacaAACAGGCACACTCACATATGCACTCTCTATCTAACTTATGTGGTCTCTTTCTTTCTCTATCgctccttttttttctttctctttgttGCTCTTTGCAGTAAGTACTGCTGTCTTTGCAATCACCTTGTGGAAAAAGAAAGATGGAACTTGGAAATTgtatacaattataaataaaagaaattaaaaatggtggATTTGGAGGGGACTCATATATCTCTCTCAAATAAACACagtgagagagaaagagagagatgaAAGAGAAGCGGTCGCTGTTCTTTCTCTTCTTTGCTCTTCACCACCTCCTTTAGTATTTTTCTCTCCCACCAATAATGTCTTTTTATATTTTCCTTTCTTCTCTAAATCTTCACTATCACACAAAATTCACATAAATAGATTGCAAGCCCAATAAcaaaatattcatgctctacaATTACTACAATAACcttacaaaaatacaaattcagGATATGTGgaagaaaatttaaatactcTCAAATAACAGAATATTTCCTCAAactcaattataataaaaaaaaattatatttattagacCCAACTATAAGCAAATGTCAACTTATGTTAgtatatttaatgttattattttttcaaacataaaccctcaaattaatttgttaatattgCAAGGAGATGGTCATTATAATTAAGGATAAGTTAGTAATTTTTTCATGTTTtacatgaaatcaaaataaaataaatttaatttaattaagtttttttttgttttatataatttaactattattaaaattgaaataattaatttttttaataaatgtgaaataatatatttttgtttttaaataaataatgagggatcttaaaaaaaaaaaagaataataataaggGAGTAtctaataatatttcatttcatttataTGCTTGACAGCCAAGATAATAATATGAACGGAATGGAATATTGGAATCCatgtttaagaaaatatttttttagggtTGGATTTTGCAGTAAAATTCATCCATGATGCCATTGGAAGTGTTGGATTTTATTGTCATTTGAATACGTCCTTTGGGAACCAACATAAAATTATACggaataaaataaagataaggtCAGTACAAAGTCATCTCAATGATCCAAACTGCCCCATCTTTTTTATTCTCTTGAAATGACCAATATGACCTTGATAATCATTGCAAATGGAGATAATGAGTTCTATAACAGGTAAGGTCAATTAAGTCATTTGGAATGCtacaaaattcattatcattaaatataattaattaatcaatagcTGAAGTGAGATAGGAGAAGAGAAGTTGAGGAGGGGTAATGAGATATTGATAAATGAGGAAGGGTAAAGGAAGTGGAAGGATGGCACGTGCCATTGGATGGGTAAAATAGACAAGTTAGGTTTAATTGTGTGGGAGACATAGTTTCTGAAAAGCACTCATAACCGCTTTAAGGTTTGGTTCTGTCACTCATGGCCATGTTCATTTTCCATTTTGGTGAAGCCTTTGATTTTTACAGGTGTTTTTTATGTTTCGCCTTCTTTAACTTGCATTAATTATCATCTTGGAATGGTATAAGTGTTAGTAATTGTTAACTTCTAATCCTTCCTCATTATGGATAATGTTTTCATTTTAGCTCACCTCATCAAAAAGTTGTTTATTGctccaataaattaataacatttttacTAAATTTCACACATTAAAAATcccataaatatatataacgtgatatattaaaagaaatataataaaaaaaaattaacaaattatttttattaaatattgatttataaataattatttgaaagtggtgctcataatattaattagagtgTCAATTTAAAGaacataattaataaatgaCATTTAAAATTGAGAAAGCTCAATTCTACTACTCCTTTAGCCTCCATTCTACTATTTATTTATcctattttatgattttattctCATTTATGTAGAATTAGCTATTAGAGTGAAAACATTTCTATGATGAGCTTTTTAATGCTTCAACACACAATATGTAGGGCCTCCACAAAGACCTTGCAAAACTCATTTGATATGCAAGACCTTCACATAGAGCAAAAATACCGTAAGCATTCAAAAAATGCAACTCTCCTTATATTGTTTTGAATATATAAGATTTGACTAATGATAATGAAGAATAAGATGTGTCTTATTAAAGCATGGAATTAAAAAATTCCGAGTAGGAAAAATAGTTCTCcatctttttacaaaaattaaatggaAAAAAAACTTGAGGTAAGTGGCATTCAGTGACCATAGATAAATGTTTCCTGCTAAATCTTCTAAATGATACGCTCATTTGCCAAGTGTGGAGCTGAATCGAAATTCTCCTTCCTAACTTAAACACAAGCTAACCATGTTTCTCTTTCCNNNNNNNNNNNNNNNNNNNNNNNNNNNNNNNNNNNNNNNNNNNNNNNNNNNNNNNNNNNNNNNNNNNNNNNNNNNNNNNNNNNNNNNNNNNNNNNNNNNNNNNNNNNNNNNNNNNNNNNNNNNNNNNNNNNNNNNNNNNNNNNNNNNNNNNNNNNNNNNNNNNNNNNNNNNNNNNNNNNNNNNNNNNNNNNNNNNNNNNNNNNNNNNNNNNNNNNNNNNNNNNNNNNNNNNNNNNNNNNNNNNNNNNNNNNNNNNNNNNNNNNNNNNNNNNNNNNNNNNNNNNNNNNNNNNNNNNNNNNNNNNNNNNNNNNNNNNNNNNNNNNNNNNNNNNNNNNNNNNNNNNNNNNNNNNNNNNNNNNNNNNNNNNNNNNNNNNNNNNNNNNNNNNNNNNNNNNNNNNNNNNNNNNNNNNNNNNNNNNNNNNNNNNNNNNNNNNNNNNNNNNNNNNNNNNNNNNNNNNNNNNNNNNNNNNNNNNNNNNNNNNNNNNNNNNNNNNNNNNNNNNNNNNNNNNNNNNNNNNNNNNNNNNNNNNNNNNNNNNNNNNNNNNNNNNNNNNNNNNNNNNNNNNNNNNNNNNNNNNNNNNNNNNNNNNNNNNNNNNNNNNNNNNNNNNNNNNNNNNNNNNNNNNNNNNNNNNNNNNNNNNNNNNNNNNNNNNNNNNNNNNNNNNNNNNNNNNNNNNNNNNNNNNNNNNNNNNNNNNNNNNNNNNNNNNNNNNNNNNNNNNNNNNNNNNNNNNNNNNNNNNNNNNNNNNNNNNNNNNNNNNNNNNNNNNNNNNNNNNNNNNNNNNNNNNNNNNNNNNNNNNNNNNNNNNNNNNNNNNNNNNNNNNNNNNNNNNNNNNNNNNNNNNNNNNNNNNNNNNNNNNNNNNNNNNNNNNNNNNNNNNNNNNNNNNNNNNNNNNNNNNNNNNNNNNNNNNNNNNNNNNNNNNNNNNNNNNNNNNNNNNNNNNNNNNNNNNNCTTTCCCTGCTTCATCAACCTTCTGTAGAACCAagtctttttttattatagctTTTTGGTTTAACATTGGTGTGGAACTTGATTGATGCTCTGAGCTTTGCAGCTTAATTAGTTATGTGTAACAACTCTTTATCTTCATCAAATAGATATAGGTCTTTTTCCTCCTTGCATTCGAGGTGGACTCATCTGATAATCCACTTTTGAAGGATGTGGATGAGTTCTACTAGTCACATATTATCTACTCCATGTACCAGCTTATTGTTAAGTATGCAATTCATAAAATGACATTAGAAGTTGTTAAAAGGTAGTTAGGGAAGTTGCAATTTTGTTTTGACAGTTAGTGTCCAAACtgtttgatataaattttttataccaaGAGCATTCTTGATAAGTGATTAATCAATCTGTGTTTACCAGAACATTCTGTTTTATTctcttcttctcaatttcaatgcTTCTTAATTATACAACTTGTTCTAACAATTGACATCAAGAGTTTGGGTTCTAATCAAAGGGAAACACGAGAGACAAGTTAGGGGAATTAAAAATTGAGAAACGTGTGTGGGTGaaagaaataaagaatgaaTGGAGGAGATTTTTCATCGAATCTGCCAATCCTTGATGGGAAGAATTGGGAGAGGTGGTATGCAtcaataagatcattgttgggAGCTCAAGAAGTGTTTGAGATTGTTCAAGATGACTATAAACAGCTTGGTGCGAATTCTAAAGAAAGACAATAGGCAACCTTCAAAGATTGCAAGAAAATGGATTGTAAGGCTTTGTTCGACATCTAGCAAAGTGTGGATTCAA contains:
- the LOC101504960 gene encoding BEL1-like homeodomain protein 2, with the translated sequence MGIATQTPSLNNNSSNLSNSKNHQFHSFYSNSQNSNNSMSQDYHNHHHNHIAFSNGFERSTTIENQNQRDKVRVHGGFGSQQQPPPPPLIGIDEEPGGLPVYETTGMLSEMFNFPHSASSAAELLEQQQQQQQQQQMTSTTSFRSSTRTPPQHGIASSSDWYGNRQTILTDSKNHPHHHQMSNINADSAAAMQLFLMNPQTTRSPSPPQPPSTNSSSTLHMLLPNPSTSNLQGFTSGTGGSFGQFTWVPGTTHHHHQINNNPVEISSVVEGQGLSLSLSSSLQQQQHHSEELRMGDAAGFLYYNQGGGASYKNLGGLGTINQHGHVGFGSSSSSSSSLGVVNVLRNSKYVKAAQELLEEFCSVGRGQFKKNNNFARQLSNPNSNHGGSVGGGASSSSSKDVSPLSPADRIEHQRRKVKLLTMLDEVDRRYNHYCEQMQMVVNSFDLXXXXXXXXXYTALAQKAMSRHFRCLKDAITAQLKHSCELLGEKDGVGTSGLTKGETPRLKILEQSLRQQRAFHQMGMMEQEAWRPQRGLPERSVNILRAWLFEHFLHPYPSDADKQLLARQTGLSRNQVSNWFINARVRLWKPMVEDMYQEELKEAEGSDTEEDNNNNNKEKNQNSSNNTSGHNNIATTIAQTPTPSSTTTSKRSNINANENDVSLTTAINRQGFSENQAITSATKTTVSEVAPPISDTDLSPQNNNRSMVVDDTCRHGSFVTAEYGTASAATSDIGSTLIRFGTTSGDVSLTLGLRHAGNMPDKTPFSLRDFGGI